CGGCCGCCGCGCGCCACGAGCACCTGCGGTCGCTGCCGGGCGAAACCTGGGACCTTCTGGTGATCGGCGCCGGCATCACCGGCGCGGCGGCGGCGCGCGACGCGGCGGGGCGCGGGCTGCGCGTGGCCGTGGTGGACGCGGGCGACGTGGGCCGCGGCACCAGCAGCACCTCGTCGCGGCTGATCCACGGCGGCATCCGCTACCTGGAAACCTTCGATTTCCGCCTGGTCTTCGAGGCCAGCGCCGAGCGGCGCCGCCTGCTGGGGCTGGCCTCGCACCTGGTGCATCCCCTGGCCTTCCTCTTTCCCGTCTACCGCGGCGGCCCCGTGGGCTACCGCAAGCTGCAGGCGGGGATGTGGCTGTACGACGGCCTTTCGCTCTTCCGCAACATCGCGCGCCACACGATGCTTCCGCGCGCGCGCCTGCGCGAGGAAGAGCCGGGGCTGCGCACGGACGGGCTGGTGGGCGCGGCGCGCTACTTCGACGCATCGGTCGACGACGCGCGGCTGACGCTGGCCAACGCCCGCGGCGCGCACGAGGCGGGGGCGGCCGTGGTTCCGCACGCGGCGGTCGTCGGGTTCCTGCGCGAGGGCGGCTCCCTGGTGGGGGCGCGCGTGCGCGACTGCCTGCGCCCCGGCGCCGAGCCGGTGGAGGTGCGCGCGCGGGTGGTGATCAACGCCACCGGGCCATGGTGCGATTCCGTGCGCAAGCTGGCGGATCCTGGCGCCGCGCCCCGGCTACGGCCCACCAAGGGCGTGCACGTCGTCGTTCCGCGCGAGCGCATCGGCAACCGCAACGCGGTCACCTTCCGCTCGCCCGTGGACGGCCGCGTGATGTTCGTCCTTCCCTGGGGCGAGTTCAGCTACGTGGGCACCACCGACACCGACTTCACCGGCTCGCCCGCCGAGGTGCGCGCGGACGCGGAAGACGTGAAGTACCTGCTGGACTCGGCCAACGGCATCTTCCCCGGCGCCAAGCTCACCGAGTCGGACGTCGTCAGCACCTGGGCGGGGGTGCGTCCCCTCCTGGCCCCGCAAAAGGGCGCGGGCGGCGGGGTGACGGCCAGCGCCACCTCGCGCGAGCACGAGATCTGGCGCGACCC
The sequence above is drawn from the Longimicrobium sp. genome and encodes:
- a CDS encoding glycerol-3-phosphate dehydrogenase/oxidase, encoding MPDEGFAPFSAAARHEHLRSLPGETWDLLVIGAGITGAAAARDAAGRGLRVAVVDAGDVGRGTSSTSSRLIHGGIRYLETFDFRLVFEASAERRRLLGLASHLVHPLAFLFPVYRGGPVGYRKLQAGMWLYDGLSLFRNIARHTMLPRARLREEEPGLRTDGLVGAARYFDASVDDARLTLANARGAHEAGAAVVPHAAVVGFLREGGSLVGARVRDCLRPGAEPVEVRARVVINATGPWCDSVRKLADPGAAPRLRPTKGVHVVVPRERIGNRNAVTFRSPVDGRVMFVLPWGEFSYVGTTDTDFTGSPAEVRADAEDVKYLLDSANGIFPGAKLTESDVVSTWAGVRPLLAPQKGAGGGVTASATSREHEIWRDPGGLLNIGGGKLTTYRVMARQLVDRAVRELKPQGVQAGMSPTAHLPLPGDPREPWEAFRERLVGEAVAAGLGADTGEHLARAYGEDADDLLAAARGDAALASRLMEGHPYIWAEVVHAVRAEMAMTLADVLVRRLHLFYEAMDGGLVVAERVARLMGSQPGLGWSADEIAAQVGAYRASVEATRGFGG